In the Lates calcarifer isolate ASB-BC8 linkage group LG24, TLL_Latcal_v3, whole genome shotgun sequence genome, one interval contains:
- the ccl20b gene encoding C-C motif chemokine 20b: MSLSALHHINYYSLSLTQTGRASNFGKMASSNVRLLAALCSLAILISFIGNTQSASCCMRYTRRPLPYKQIMGYTIQTINNSCDINAIIFHVPGKFICADPSMKRTQQRMKFVDEMRHKKALVTKERTSTSG; the protein is encoded by the exons ATGTCCTTGAGCGCTTTACACCACATAAACTACTACAGCCTCTCACTGACACAGACTGGCAGAGCAAGCAACTTTGGAAAAATGGCAAGCAGCAATGTGCGTCTCCTGGCAGCTCTCTGCTCCCTCGCCATCCTCATCAGCTTTATCGGCAACACACAGTCAG cAAGCTGCTGCATGAGGTACACCAGGCGTCCATTGCCATACAAGCAGATAATGGGATACACCATCCAGACCATCAACAATTCCTGCGACATCAATGCCATAAT CTTCCACGTTCCAGGAAAGTTCATATGTGCTGACCCATCAATGAAACGGACCCAGCAAAGAATGAAGTTTGTGGA TGAAATGAGGCATAAGAAAGCTCTGGTCACCAAAGAGAGAACTTCCACATCAGGATAA